One Mercurialis annua linkage group LG3, ddMerAnnu1.2, whole genome shotgun sequence DNA window includes the following coding sequences:
- the LOC126673290 gene encoding uncharacterized protein LOC126673290 codes for MGARFSVPADEDEKAGAIFSDEANDERVDWRKLPNDLMIEIIKRLDVTDRMMLSGVCKSWSRLAMQKNIPVHQFPLLMLPHHINCTHIRFFDACRSLMYRYNLPKSIVRRKGWCFGSSKGWLLIATKEKYNDGPEISMLNPVSGQIIELPPIDEFEASFSSVRECVTGLELFFLSEDDCIVSAIFNNKILAICRAGDEDWTTVSEAEDGVFIYDDFCFFDGILYVLRIFYGNDEEEDDDMVLPVSLELSEFCGITIKPIDDYLFRHRLAVEVVEANGFNVFKQTAMSVYLVQCDGELFRVDRIFDIFTQDDDDDDEDDDDDDASFDYMKTTKFVIYKIKDGRISSDECKLKNDQIIFLDGGAPSLSVKYFKEGVKGNYIYFLDDHCADPSSKILPFVTHDSGICCLDDDGRITRCFPTVDFPDHMSWFTPQII; via the coding sequence ATGGGTGCTAGATTTTCTGTTCCTGCCGACGAAGATGAGAAAGCCGGTGCTATATTTTCCGATGAAGCCAACGATGAACGGGTTGATTGGCGTAAGCTTCCGAATGATTTGATGATCGAAATCATTAAACGGTTGGATGTAACTGATCGTATGATGTTGTCCGGAGTATGCAAGTCATGGAGTCGGCTTGCCATGCAGAAAAACATTCCAGTCCATCAATTTCCATTGTTGATGCTCCCTCATCACATTAATTGCACACATATTCGATTCTTCGACGCCTGTCGATCTTTAATGTACCGATATAATCTTCCTAAATCTATTGTTCGAAGAAAAGGATGGTGTTTCGGTTCTTCAAAAGGCTGGCTATTGATTGCTactaaagaaaaatataatgaTGGACCTGAAATTTCCATGTTGAATCCAGTTTCAGGACAAATCATTGAACTTCCTCCTATCGACGAATTCGAGGCTTCGTTCAGTTCTGTCAGAGAATGTGTCACTGGATTAGAACTGTTTTTCTTATCTGAAGATGATTGTATAGTTTCAGCAATTTTTAACAATAAGATCTTGGCAATTTGTCGAGCTGGGGACGAGGATTGGACTACGGTTTCTGAAGCCGAAGACGGGGTCTTCATTTACGACGACTTTTGTTTTTTCGACGGGATCCTCTATGTTTTACGTATTTTTTACGGTAACGACGAGGAAGAAGACGACGACATGGTTTTGCCTGTTAGTTTAGAATTATCAGAATTTTGTGGAATTACTATTAAACCAATTGATGATTATCTTTTTCGCCATAGGTTAGCCGTTGAAGTAGTTGAAGCCAATgggtttaatgtttttaaacaaacTGCCATGTCTGTCTATTTGGTACAATGTGATGGCGAACTGTTTAGGGTTGATaggatttttgatatttttacgcaagatgacgacgatgatgatgaagatgacGATGACGATGATGCATCATTTGATTATATGAAAACAACAAAATTTGTGATTTATAAGATAAAGGATGGTAGAATTAGTAGTGATGAGTGTAAGTTGAAAAATGATCAAATTATATTCTTGGACGGAGGAGCACCATCTCTATCTGTAAAGTATTTTAAAGAAGGGGTAAAAGgaaattatatttactttttggATGATCATTGTGCCGATCCGAGTAGCAAGATTCTTCCATTTGTAACTCATGACTCCGGCATTTGCTGTCTCGACGATGATGGCCGGATTACACGGTGTTTTCCTACTGTCGACTTTCCAGATCATATGAGTTGGTTTACCCCGCAAATAATTTAG
- the LOC126673294 gene encoding photosystem I assembly factor PSA3, chloroplastic: MVVVTALPQTLTSCNSISPILKHFHQFYTNYKVPTNPKLHSSNGYLSISAYMEEPNSIANLANKIVGSLPVVGLFARIFSDEGGVGGDTIDFAEFRRRVGKQCTINESSAFYEFQDRRGKAGDPLYVLLCCWLAATGAGLLKSEEILEGVARLRLSDDIEFEEQNFIQAMNEAKKKRAKLNVAAPTIPMVARAQKALEAIHICCFGKDLIEKEDERLLFQMLCAVFPSVEQPEIKRMVEDKAKKVAEGTDEINVPEPRNLPKDAAKMQRKDLEFLQQNRDT; this comes from the exons ATGGTAGTGGTAACAGCACTACCTCAAACCCTAACTTCCTGCAATTCAATTTCACCAATTCTCAAACATTTCCACCAATTCTACACTAATTACAAAGTACCCACTAATCCAAAGCTGCATAGCTCTAATGGGTACCTGTCAATTTCAGCTTACATGGAGGAACCAAATTCCATTGCCAATTTGGCAAACAAAATAGTTGGTTCACTCCCTGTTGTTGGGCTGTTTGCTAGAATTTTTAGTGATGAGGGTGGTGTTGGTGGGGATACTATTGATTTTGCTGAGTTTAGGAGAAGAGTTGGCAAACAGTGTACTATTAATGAGTCTAGTGCTTTTTATGAGTTCCAAGATAGGAGAGGCAAG GCAGGGGATCCTCTGTATGTTCTACTATGCTGTTGGCTAGCAGCTACTGGTGCTGGTCTCCTCAAATCTGAAGAAATTTTGGAAGGGGTAGCAAGGCTTCGATTATCAGATGATATTGAGTTCGAAGAACAGAATTTTATTCAAGCGATGAACGAGGCAAAAAAG AAACGGGCAAAACTAAATGTTGCGGCCCCTACTATCCCGATGGTGGCACGAGCCCAAAAGGCGCTTGAGGCAATTCACATCTGCTGCTTCGGAAAGGACCTTATAGAAAAGGAAGATGAGAGGTTGTTATTTCAAATGCTGTGTGCTGTTTTCCCATCGGTCGAGCAGCCAGAAATAAAAAGGATGGTAGAAGACAAGGCAAAGAAAGTGGCTGAAGGTACTGATGAAATAAATGTTCCTGAGCCGAGGAACTTGCCAAAAGACGCTGCAAAGATGCAAAGGAAAGACCTAGAATTCCTTCAACAAAATAGAGATACCTAA